In the Populus trichocarpa isolate Nisqually-1 chromosome 1, P.trichocarpa_v4.1, whole genome shotgun sequence genome, one interval contains:
- the LOC7478492 gene encoding transcription factor LHW isoform X2 — translation MGLLLREVLKILCGVNQWCYAVFWKIGCQNPKLLIWEECHYEPTSCSVPPSTSGTENLALPFGEWEGHFGSDAHSSQLGIQAGGRLCSLINKMMVNNQVNIVGEGIVGRVAFTGNHEWILANNYSKDAHPPEVLNEVHHQFSAGMQTIAVIPVCPHGVLQLGSSLAILENIGFVNNVKSLILQLGCVPGALLSDNHMEKEPTERIGMPISCGMALPEASRIVGQPSCSQTRQVQDDQHATSSAIHIPNATGILAKSCDDFREPKITSLMKPDNPFMGQLANGVVGAEVIPSNPGAWLNHQTASSSSRLGFNHRPIISQSNTNSSILKLLEQQIFSDVGAQNHVSHYKNESNGLTMAHPRTNEGHFLTSTGGSHISGQLPSEVGTKRRANSNLCSLLKPQKLADINHSSTLLAGGGTQNVGSSRAEDDHLSGLLDQSSASGILSGGSNLEYPYTDVKPTKKEATTMEKKIEGDLFQALNVQLTQPGEHVYLGENVLGPVNDCLMSASGSQNTVTVNAKREEPCAQPPSGDDLYDILGVEFKNKLLNGKWNNLLGDEPCVKTQDMVKDASTFMSIREANSDLFSLTGGVSDSNMFSDLGTDHLLDAVVSKAHAAAKQSSDDNVSCRTTLTKISMPSFPGGSATYGRIGMCDQVQRELISLPKRAGTIASSSFRSGCSKDDVGTCSQTTSIYGSQLSSWVEQGHNAGHDCSVSTAFSKKNDETSKPNRKRLKAGENPRPRPKDRQMIQDRVKELREIVPNGAKCSIDALLERTIKHMLFLQSVTKHADKLKQTGDSKLLNKESGLLLKENFEGGATWAFEVGSQSMVCPIIVEDLNPPRQMIVEMLCEERGFFLEIADLIRGLGLTILKGVMETRNDKIWARFAVEANRDVTRMEIFMSLVQLLEQTVKGSAPPVGALENGNTMVHHTFPQATSIPATGMPSSLQ, via the exons GTTGTTAATCTGGGAGGAATGTCACTACGAGCCAACATCATGTTCAGTTCCCCCAAGTACTTCTGGAACTGAGAACCTAGCACTTCCTTTTGGAGAGTGGGAAGGACACTTTGGTTCTGATGCTCACTCCTCTCAGCTTGGAATTCAAGCGGGGGGTAGACTCTGTTCGCTTATTAACAAAATGATGGTGAATAATCAGGTTAATATTGTAGGCGAAGG AATCGTTGGGCGTGTTGCGTTTACAGGAAACCATGAGTGGATTCTTGCAAATAATTACAGTAAAGATGCCCATCCTCCAGAA GTTTTAAATGAGGTTCATCACCAGTTTTCAGCTGGGATGCAG acaaTTGCTGTTATTCCTGTTTGTCCTCATGGTGTACTTCAACTTGGTTCTTCCTTGGCT ATTCTGGAGAATATTGGGTTTGTGAATAACGTGAAGAGTTTGATCCTTCAACTAGGGTGTGTCCCTGGAGCACTTCTGTCTGACAACCATATGGAAAAAGAACCCACAGAAAGAATTGGAATGCCTATTTCCTGTGGAATGGCTCTTCCT GAGGCTTCTAGAATTGTTGGTCAACCTTCTTGTTCTCAAACTAGACAGGTTCAGGATGATCAACATGCTACTTCTTCGGCCATTCATATCCCCAATGCAACTGGAATTTTAGCTAAATCTTGTGATGACTTCCGTGAACCAAAAATTACCTCACTTATGAAGCCAGACAATCCATTCATGGGCCAACTAGCAAATGGAGTTGTTGGAGCTGAAGTGATCCCCTCAAATCCTGGTGCGTGGCTGAACCACCAGACTGCTTCAAGCAGTTCAAGACTTGGATTCAATCATCGACCAATTATTAGTCAGTCAAATACCAATAGTAGCATACTAAAATTACTGGAACAGCAGATTTTCTCTGATGTTGGTGCACAAAATCATGTTAGCCACTATAAAAATGAATCAAATGGCCTTACTATGGCCCACCCAAGGACAAATGAAGGCCATTTTCTTACTTCTACTGGAGGTTCTCATATATCTGGACAGTTACCTAGTGAAGTGGGCACTAAGAGAAGAGCAAACTCCAATCTTTGTTCCTTATTAAAACCACAGAAATTGGCAGATATCAATCACTCATCCACGCTTCTGGCAGGGGGTGGGACTCAAAATGTTGGTTCTTCAAGGGCAGAGGATGATCATTTATCTGGTCTGTTGGATCAATCAAGTGCGAGTGGCATTCTTTCAGGGGGTTCCAATCTTGAATATCCCTACACAGATGTGAAGCCTACTAAAAAGGAAGCAACTACAAtggaaaaaaagattgaagGTGATTTATTTCAAGCACTTAATGTCCAGCTGACTCAACCAGGTGAACATGTATATTTGGGTGAGAATGTTCTTGGTCCCGTTAATGATTGCCTGATGAGCGCTTCTGGAAGTCAGAATACTGTTACTGTAAATGCTAAGCGCGAGGAACCTTGTGCTCAACCTCCCTCTGGGGATGACTTGTATGATATTTTGGGTGtggaatttaaaaacaaattactcaACGGCAAGTGGAATAATTTACTTGGGGATGAACCGTGTGTGAAGACACAAGATATGGTTAAAGATGCTTCAACATTTATGAGCATCCGGGAGGCAAATTCTGATCTTTTTTCACTTACTGGAGGAGTCTCAGATAGTAACATGTTCTCTGACCTGGGTACTGACCATCTTTTAGATGCTGTGGTATCTAAGGCGCACGCTGCTGCCAAACAGAGCTCAGATGATAATGTTTCTTGCAGAACAACATTGACAAAGATTAGTATGCCGTCCTTTCCCGGTGGTTCTGCCACCTATGGCAGGATTGGCATGTGTGATCAGGTGCAAAGGGAGTTAATTAGCCTGCCTAAAAGAGCAGGGACCATAGCATCTAGCTCTTTTAGATCTGGCTGCAGCAAGGATGATGTAGGAACTTGTTCTCAAACTACTTCCATTTATGGGTCCCAACTGAGTTCCTGGGTTGAGCAAGGGCATAATGCAGGGCATGATTGTAGTGTTTCAACTgcattttccaagaaaaatgatgaaacaagcAAGCCAAATCGCAAAAGGCTTAAAGCTGGAGAGAACCCAAGACCTAGGCCGAAAGATCGTCAGATGATCCAAGATCGTGTTAAGGAGTTGCGTGAGATTGTACCAAATGGAGCAAAA TGTAGCATAGATGCTCTGCTTGAACGCACAATCAAGCATATGCTTTTCTTGCAAAGCGTGACAAAGCATGCAGATAAACTGAAACAAACTGGGGACTCCAAG CTTCTTAACAAGGAAAGTGGACTGCTTTTGAAGGAAAATTTTGAGGGAGGGGCAACATGGGCATTTGAAGTTGGTTCACAATCTATGGTTTGTCCTATCATAGTTGAAGATCTGAATCCACCTCGTCAGATGATCGTGGAG ATGCTTTGTGAAGAACGGGGCTTCTTTCTAGAGATAGCTGACTTAATTAGGGGATTGGGTTTGACAATCCTGAAGGGGGTGATGGAAACTCGAAATGACAAGATCTGGGCACGTTTTGCTGTAGAG GCAAACAGGGATGTAACAAGGATGGAAATATTTATGTCTCTTGTTCAACTTTTGGAGCAAACTGTCAAGGGCAGTGCACCACCAGTGGGTGCATTGGAGAATGGCAATACGATGGTTCATCACACGTTCCCCCAAGCTACCTCTATACCTGCAACTGGTATGCCTAGTAGTTTGCAGTGA
- the LOC7478492 gene encoding transcription factor LHW isoform X1, with amino-acid sequence MGLLLREVLKILCGVNQWCYAVFWKIGCQNPKLLIWEECHYEPTSCSVPPSTSGTENLALPFGEWEGHFGSDAHSSQLGIQAGGRLCSLINKMMVNNQVNIVGEGIVGRVAFTGNHEWILANNYSKDAHPPEVLNEVHHQFSAGMQTIAVIPVCPHGVLQLGSSLAILENIGFVNNVKSLILQLGCVPGALLSDNHMEKEPTERIGMPISCGMALPVCFSGTYKVPSSTPSLADSCNQQIISSQEASRIVGQPSCSQTRQVQDDQHATSSAIHIPNATGILAKSCDDFREPKITSLMKPDNPFMGQLANGVVGAEVIPSNPGAWLNHQTASSSSRLGFNHRPIISQSNTNSSILKLLEQQIFSDVGAQNHVSHYKNESNGLTMAHPRTNEGHFLTSTGGSHISGQLPSEVGTKRRANSNLCSLLKPQKLADINHSSTLLAGGGTQNVGSSRAEDDHLSGLLDQSSASGILSGGSNLEYPYTDVKPTKKEATTMEKKIEGDLFQALNVQLTQPGEHVYLGENVLGPVNDCLMSASGSQNTVTVNAKREEPCAQPPSGDDLYDILGVEFKNKLLNGKWNNLLGDEPCVKTQDMVKDASTFMSIREANSDLFSLTGGVSDSNMFSDLGTDHLLDAVVSKAHAAAKQSSDDNVSCRTTLTKISMPSFPGGSATYGRIGMCDQVQRELISLPKRAGTIASSSFRSGCSKDDVGTCSQTTSIYGSQLSSWVEQGHNAGHDCSVSTAFSKKNDETSKPNRKRLKAGENPRPRPKDRQMIQDRVKELREIVPNGAKCSIDALLERTIKHMLFLQSVTKHADKLKQTGDSKLLNKESGLLLKENFEGGATWAFEVGSQSMVCPIIVEDLNPPRQMIVEMLCEERGFFLEIADLIRGLGLTILKGVMETRNDKIWARFAVEANRDVTRMEIFMSLVQLLEQTVKGSAPPVGALENGNTMVHHTFPQATSIPATGMPSSLQ; translated from the exons GTTGTTAATCTGGGAGGAATGTCACTACGAGCCAACATCATGTTCAGTTCCCCCAAGTACTTCTGGAACTGAGAACCTAGCACTTCCTTTTGGAGAGTGGGAAGGACACTTTGGTTCTGATGCTCACTCCTCTCAGCTTGGAATTCAAGCGGGGGGTAGACTCTGTTCGCTTATTAACAAAATGATGGTGAATAATCAGGTTAATATTGTAGGCGAAGG AATCGTTGGGCGTGTTGCGTTTACAGGAAACCATGAGTGGATTCTTGCAAATAATTACAGTAAAGATGCCCATCCTCCAGAA GTTTTAAATGAGGTTCATCACCAGTTTTCAGCTGGGATGCAG acaaTTGCTGTTATTCCTGTTTGTCCTCATGGTGTACTTCAACTTGGTTCTTCCTTGGCT ATTCTGGAGAATATTGGGTTTGTGAATAACGTGAAGAGTTTGATCCTTCAACTAGGGTGTGTCCCTGGAGCACTTCTGTCTGACAACCATATGGAAAAAGAACCCACAGAAAGAATTGGAATGCCTATTTCCTGTGGAATGGCTCTTCCTGTGTGTTTTTCTGGAACTTATAAGGTGCCAAGCTCCACTCCTTCCTTGGCAGACAGCTGCAACCAACAAATAATCTCATCTCAGGAGGCTTCTAGAATTGTTGGTCAACCTTCTTGTTCTCAAACTAGACAGGTTCAGGATGATCAACATGCTACTTCTTCGGCCATTCATATCCCCAATGCAACTGGAATTTTAGCTAAATCTTGTGATGACTTCCGTGAACCAAAAATTACCTCACTTATGAAGCCAGACAATCCATTCATGGGCCAACTAGCAAATGGAGTTGTTGGAGCTGAAGTGATCCCCTCAAATCCTGGTGCGTGGCTGAACCACCAGACTGCTTCAAGCAGTTCAAGACTTGGATTCAATCATCGACCAATTATTAGTCAGTCAAATACCAATAGTAGCATACTAAAATTACTGGAACAGCAGATTTTCTCTGATGTTGGTGCACAAAATCATGTTAGCCACTATAAAAATGAATCAAATGGCCTTACTATGGCCCACCCAAGGACAAATGAAGGCCATTTTCTTACTTCTACTGGAGGTTCTCATATATCTGGACAGTTACCTAGTGAAGTGGGCACTAAGAGAAGAGCAAACTCCAATCTTTGTTCCTTATTAAAACCACAGAAATTGGCAGATATCAATCACTCATCCACGCTTCTGGCAGGGGGTGGGACTCAAAATGTTGGTTCTTCAAGGGCAGAGGATGATCATTTATCTGGTCTGTTGGATCAATCAAGTGCGAGTGGCATTCTTTCAGGGGGTTCCAATCTTGAATATCCCTACACAGATGTGAAGCCTACTAAAAAGGAAGCAACTACAAtggaaaaaaagattgaagGTGATTTATTTCAAGCACTTAATGTCCAGCTGACTCAACCAGGTGAACATGTATATTTGGGTGAGAATGTTCTTGGTCCCGTTAATGATTGCCTGATGAGCGCTTCTGGAAGTCAGAATACTGTTACTGTAAATGCTAAGCGCGAGGAACCTTGTGCTCAACCTCCCTCTGGGGATGACTTGTATGATATTTTGGGTGtggaatttaaaaacaaattactcaACGGCAAGTGGAATAATTTACTTGGGGATGAACCGTGTGTGAAGACACAAGATATGGTTAAAGATGCTTCAACATTTATGAGCATCCGGGAGGCAAATTCTGATCTTTTTTCACTTACTGGAGGAGTCTCAGATAGTAACATGTTCTCTGACCTGGGTACTGACCATCTTTTAGATGCTGTGGTATCTAAGGCGCACGCTGCTGCCAAACAGAGCTCAGATGATAATGTTTCTTGCAGAACAACATTGACAAAGATTAGTATGCCGTCCTTTCCCGGTGGTTCTGCCACCTATGGCAGGATTGGCATGTGTGATCAGGTGCAAAGGGAGTTAATTAGCCTGCCTAAAAGAGCAGGGACCATAGCATCTAGCTCTTTTAGATCTGGCTGCAGCAAGGATGATGTAGGAACTTGTTCTCAAACTACTTCCATTTATGGGTCCCAACTGAGTTCCTGGGTTGAGCAAGGGCATAATGCAGGGCATGATTGTAGTGTTTCAACTgcattttccaagaaaaatgatgaaacaagcAAGCCAAATCGCAAAAGGCTTAAAGCTGGAGAGAACCCAAGACCTAGGCCGAAAGATCGTCAGATGATCCAAGATCGTGTTAAGGAGTTGCGTGAGATTGTACCAAATGGAGCAAAA TGTAGCATAGATGCTCTGCTTGAACGCACAATCAAGCATATGCTTTTCTTGCAAAGCGTGACAAAGCATGCAGATAAACTGAAACAAACTGGGGACTCCAAG CTTCTTAACAAGGAAAGTGGACTGCTTTTGAAGGAAAATTTTGAGGGAGGGGCAACATGGGCATTTGAAGTTGGTTCACAATCTATGGTTTGTCCTATCATAGTTGAAGATCTGAATCCACCTCGTCAGATGATCGTGGAG ATGCTTTGTGAAGAACGGGGCTTCTTTCTAGAGATAGCTGACTTAATTAGGGGATTGGGTTTGACAATCCTGAAGGGGGTGATGGAAACTCGAAATGACAAGATCTGGGCACGTTTTGCTGTAGAG GCAAACAGGGATGTAACAAGGATGGAAATATTTATGTCTCTTGTTCAACTTTTGGAGCAAACTGTCAAGGGCAGTGCACCACCAGTGGGTGCATTGGAGAATGGCAATACGATGGTTCATCACACGTTCCCCCAAGCTACCTCTATACCTGCAACTGGTATGCCTAGTAGTTTGCAGTGA